CGCGGCGCATGGAGCGGTGGATGAGCGACTGGACGCCCGCCACCTCCACGATCTTGCCGCGGCGGATGATGCCCACGCGCTCGGCCACGGCCTGCACCTCGCTCAGGATGTGCGACGAGAAGAAGACGGTCGCGCCGTTGCGCTTGGCCTCCACCAGCAGGCGGAGCACCTCCTGCTGCATCAGCGGGTCCAGGCCGAAGGTCGGCTCGTCCAGCATCAGGAGTTCGGGCCGGTGCATGAGGGCCTGGATCACGCCCACCTTGATCTTGTTGCCCTTGGACAGATTGCGGATGGGGCGCTTCAGGTCCAGGTCCAGGCGCTCGGCGAGTTCGCGGACGTAGGTCCAGTCGGCCTTGCGGCCGCGCAGTTCGTTCAGGAAGCGCAGTTGGGCCTCGCCGGTGAGGTTGTCGTCCAGTTGCAACTCGCCGGGGAGATAGCCCGTGCGGGCCTTGACGGCCACGGGATCGACCTGGGGGTTGATGCCCAGCACGCGGATGCTGCCGCCGTCGGGGCGGATCAGGTCCAGGGCGCAACGGATGGTGGTAGTCTTGCCCGCGCCGTTGGGGCCCAGGAAGCCGAAGATTTCGCCCTGTTGCACCTCCAGGTCTATGCCGCGAAGGGCGCGCACTTTGCCGTAAGACTTGGTAAGCCCGTGGATTGCGATTGCGGGTTGGTTTTCCATACGCCCCTCCTCAGGATGCGATGTGCGCCGAAGCGCGCGACGGATGTACAGCGGCGCACGCCATGCGGTCTGCTCCAGCCATGTGGACCATCCGGCGAGACATCGCCCGCAAAGCGCCGACACTTGAATATCATATCCAAAACAGTCAGGGGCGCAAACCGCGGCGCTGACCCCATTGTGGAAACAAGAGATGGGCTAGTTGCAACGGAACACGTCCCAGAACATGAACTCGCGGGCGACTTCTACTACATCGGTGGGAAGCAGGTCATTGCCGTTCGCCAGCGCCCAGAGCCACACCAACTCGTCCGGGGCAGGCTCAAAGCGGGCCTCGCCGAGCCAGTCGCGCGCCAGGTGGACGGCCACGAGGTGGAGGTCGCGCCTGTCCGCGTACAGCACCAAGTCCATGAGAAAGTTGATCTGCTCTTGCGTCATCTCTGCTTCATGCCGAGGTGGGGGCTTTTCCCTGTGCAGGGCTCAACCTTAACATAACGTTTCGCGTCGCGCGGACACGGGCGCATTATATACGATTTGCGCGGGAGCGAAAATATGGGATCCGAGGATGTGGCATTTGGTCGCATGGCTGCCCGACGCGGAAGCATCGGGTTGAAAGGGCGAAGCCCTGCGGGCTGGCGTGGGAGACTCCTGGGGTCCGGCGCCGTGGGGCTCTGCGTCGTCGGCGCGGGGGTTTAGTCACGCGGGCGGACGCCAAGTTTCACCGCGGAGGGCGCAGAGCCCGCAGAGGATGAAGGGTTTGGTCGCATGTTCGCCCGACGCTGAAGCATCGGGCTGAAGGGGCGAAGCCCTGCGGGCTGGCGTGGGAGACTCCTGGGGTCCGGCGCCGTGGGGCTCTGCGTCGTCGGCGCGGGGGTTCTCGCCGCCGGGGGCGGGTTCGCGTGCAGGGGCAACGCATGCGTTGCCCCTGCCGAAGGCCAACGGCCAACGCCTCACGTAACAATCGTCGGGTACAGGCGCGCGCCGATTCCCACCAGCGCCGCCACCACCGCGAACAGCACCAGAAAGTCCACGCCCAGGCCGAACCCGCTGACACCCCCCGCGAGCATCAGCGCGCGAAGGGCGTCTACCTGGTACGACAGGGGATTGACGCGGGAGATGACCTGAAGCCAGCCGGGCATGATGGCGATGGGGTAGATGGCGTTGCTGGCGAAGAACAAGGGCATGGTGAGCACCTGGCCGATGCCCATGAAGCGCTCGCGGGTCTTCACCAGGCAGGCGATGATGAGCGAGAAGGTGGAGAAGATGGCCGCGCCCAGCATCACGGTCAGGAGCACGCCCGCCAGCGCCAGCGGGTGCCAGTTGACGCGGACGCCCAGGATGAGCGCCAGCAGGTAGATGAACAGGCCCTGCACCAGCCCGCGCACGCCTGCCGACAGCGCCTTGCCCAGCACCAGCGCCGTCCGCGGCGTGGGGCTGACCAGGAACTTGTGCAGGATGCCCAAATCTCGCTCCCAGATGACCGAGATGCCGTAGAAGATGGAGATGAACAACACGCTCTGGGCCAGGATGCCCGGCGCCATGAAGTCCAGGTAGCGGATGTCGCCCGTGGGGATGGCCCGCACCCGCGTGAAGACCTGGCCGAACACCAGGAGCCAGAGGGTGGGCTGGACCGCACGCGTGAACAACTCCGTCGGGTCGTGGCGGAGTTTGCGGGCATCCAGTTCGGCGATGACCAGCACCTTGTACACGAATCGGCCCAAGGCAGCCAGCGGGTAGCGGCGGGCTTGAAGGTGATCAGCCAAGCCGGCGTGCAGTGCGCCTCTCTCGGACAGTCTCACGGTAGGTTCCTCCCGAATCCAGGGTGCTGCCGGCGTAGTGCACGAAGACATCGTCCAGGGTAGCGCCGTTGCCGCCGATAGAGGCCTTGAGTTCGGCGGGCGTGCCGATGGCGACGACGCGGCCCAGGTGCATGATGGCCACACGGTCGCAGAGACGGTCGGCCTCCTCCATCAGGTGCGTTGTGAGCAGGATCGTGGTGCCGAATTCGCGGCGCAGTTTCTCCAGGTGGTCCCAAATGGCGCGGCGGGCGTTCGGGTCCAGGCCCACCGTCGGCTCGTCCAGGAACAGCACCTTGGGGTGATGCAGGAGCGACTGGGCGATTTCCAGTCGGCGGATCATGCCGCCGGAGTAGGCGCGCACCAGTTTGTCGGCGCTGTCGCCGAGGCCGACGAAATCCAGGGCGGCACGCACCCGCTTCTTCTGCTCGGCGTGGGGGATGTCATACAGCCTGGCGAAGATGAGCAGGTTCTCGTAGCCGGTCAGGGTGCCATCGGCGGAGACCATCTGGGGGACATAGCCGATGGCGCGGCGGACGTCGGCGGGCTGGCGAATGATGTCGTAGCCGGCCACGCGCGCCCCGCCCGATGTGGGGGGCAGCAGGGTCGTGAGCATCTTGATGGTGGTGGTTTTGCCCGCGCCGTTGGGCCCCAGAAGGCCGAACATCTCGCCTGGCTCAATGGACAGGTTCAGCGCGTCCACGGCGGTGAGCGTTCCAAACCGGCGTGTCAACGATTGGGTCTCAATGATCGCCATGGGGTCGCCTCCGATCAGCGCCCGCCGGCCCGAAACAGGGTGCGCAAAGCCCGCATCGCGGATATCACGGCGGCCCGGCTGTCGCCGTCCAGCCGCGCCAGCGTCTCGGCCAGGTGGGCCTGCGTGCTTTCCAGCGCCGAGTCCAAGATGGCCTCGCCCGCCGGGGTAACCGTGAGCACGACGCGCCGACGGTCGGTCTGGCTATCCTGACGGGCCAGCAACCCCCGCGCGACGAGGCCATCCACCAGTTTGGAGGCCGACGGCGGGGTCAGCCCCAGGTGGTCGGCCACCTGCGACAGGGAGGCGCCGGGTGTGCGCCTGAGGAACAGGAGCGCGCGGAACTGGGGCACCGACAGGTCGGGCGTGCGATGGCTGCGCATCTCGGCGCGGATGGCGCGCATGACAAGGGGAACGACGTCCAGCACTTCGCGAGCGCACTCCTCGGGCGAAGGCGTCATTTTGTTCACCTTTCTTATTGTTAGATAGTCTAATTATATACGGCGTCGGGGGAGATGTCAAATGGGCGTGGATGTCCACACGTGCGGGGCTGAACCCCGGCGCTGGGGGTGCGTTCGGATCGCGAAGGGCACGAAAGGGCGCGAAAGGCGCGAAAATCGGGGACGCGCGGATGCCCACACGCGCGGGGCTGAACCCCCGCGCTGAACGAACGAAGCCCCTTTCGGGGCTGGGGACAGCCTGCAGGGCTTTGCGCTTTCGGCCCGATGCTTCAGCGTCGGGCGAACCCACACACGCGAGGCTGAACCCCCGCGCTGAACGAACGAAGCCCCTTTCGGGGCTGGTGATAGCCCGCAGGGCTTTGCGCTTTCAGCCCGATGCTTCAGCGTCGGGCGAACCTGCACACGCGGGGCTGAACCCCCGCGCTGAACGAACGAAGCCCCTTTCGGGGCTGGGGACAGCCCGCAGGGCTTTGCGCTTTCGGCCCGATGCTTCAGCGTCGGGCGAACCTGCACGCGCGGGGCTGAACCCCCGCGCTGGGGGTGCGTTCGGATCGCGAAGGGCACGAAAGGGCGCGAAAGGCGCGAAGATCGGGGACGCGCGTCTCTTACTCTACGCATACGCTGCTCTAACCCTTTTCTTACGTTTGGTGCGTATATTAGCAGCAGAGGCGCATGCAAGCGTATGCGCCTGCCTGGACTCATATCGGATTTATGGAGGGAGAAGTATGCGGTTTGATCGCTTTACGCAGAAGGCGCAAGAAGCCGTTCTGGAAGCCCAGAACCTGGCGCAAGAATACAATCATTCCCAGATTGACGCCGAACACCTGCTCAAAGCCCTTGTGGAGCAGGAGGGCGGCGTGGTTCCGTCTGTGCTGGACAAAATCGGGGTGGATCGCGCGTTGCTGGCGCAGAGCGTGGAGCAGGAGTTGGCCCGTAAGCCCCGGGCCTACGG
This window of the Chloroflexota bacterium genome carries:
- a CDS encoding ABC transporter ATP-binding protein is translated as MENQPAIAIHGLTKSYGKVRALRGIDLEVQQGEIFGFLGPNGAGKTTTIRCALDLIRPDGGSIRVLGINPQVDPVAVKARTGYLPGELQLDDNLTGEAQLRFLNELRGRKADWTYVRELAERLDLDLKRPIRNLSKGNKIKVGVIQALMHRPELLMLDEPTFGLDPLMQQEVLRLLVEAKRNGATVFFSSHILSEVQAVAERVGIIRRGKIVEVAGVQSLIHRSMRRVRIQFRHDVDPAPLLQVPGVALLKRDDGRAVTLQVEGEMDGLLKAVAAFPVVDFETERPSLEEIFLAYYEDERNSHKTEE
- a CDS encoding ABC transporter permease — translated: MSSCTTPAAPWIREEPTVRLSERGALHAGLADHLQARRYPLAALGRFVYKVLVIAELDARKLRHDPTELFTRAVQPTLWLLVFGQVFTRVRAIPTGDIRYLDFMAPGILAQSVLFISIFYGISVIWERDLGILHKFLVSPTPRTALVLGKALSAGVRGLVQGLFIYLLALILGVRVNWHPLALAGVLLTVMLGAAIFSTFSLIIACLVKTRERFMGIGQVLTMPLFFASNAIYPIAIMPGWLQVISRVNPLSYQVDALRALMLAGGVSGFGLGVDFLVLFAVVAALVGIGARLYPTIVT
- a CDS encoding MarR family transcriptional regulator; this encodes MTPSPEECAREVLDVVPLVMRAIRAEMRSHRTPDLSVPQFRALLFLRRTPGASLSQVADHLGLTPPSASKLVDGLVARGLLARQDSQTDRRRVVLTVTPAGEAILDSALESTQAHLAETLARLDGDSRAAVISAMRALRTLFRAGGR
- a CDS encoding ATP-binding cassette domain-containing protein; this encodes MAIIETQSLTRRFGTLTAVDALNLSIEPGEMFGLLGPNGAGKTTTIKMLTTLLPPTSGGARVAGYDIIRQPADVRRAIGYVPQMVSADGTLTGYENLLIFARLYDIPHAEQKKRVRAALDFVGLGDSADKLVRAYSGGMIRRLEIAQSLLHHPKVLFLDEPTVGLDPNARRAIWDHLEKLRREFGTTILLTTHLMEEADRLCDRVAIMHLGRVVAIGTPAELKASIGGNGATLDDVFVHYAGSTLDSGGTYRETVRERRTARRLG